Sequence from the Clostridia bacterium genome:
ACCCGGTCCAGCCGGCTGTTTACCCGTTCTACCACGGTGTGCTTCTTGTAGATGCTCTTCCAGGCGTAGCTAGACCGGGCCAGGGGAGTGAAGATCCGAGGGTCTTCTTTGAGCGGGATCCTTACCGCGCCTTTCACCCGGCAACGGTCCATGCCCATACAGGTTA
This genomic interval carries:
- a CDS encoding transposase, whose translation is TCMGMDRCRVKGAVRIPLKEDPRIFTPLARSSYAWKSIYKKHTVVERVNSRLDRVFGFEEHYIRGLKKMTLRCTLALLVMLVMALGRVREKKVQNLRRLVSAA